Within the Solibacillus silvestris genome, the region TAGGCAATATTATGGGCCCTCTTCTTGCAGGCGCGTTATATGACATCGATATCCTATACCCGTTTATCGCAGGATTAATCATATTAATTTTCACTATCATTCTAACATTTATGTGGAAAGGTATTAAGATCCAAAAAGCAGCATTAAAAGGAGGTCATTAATCGTGAAAATTATTGTATTCGGAGCAACAGGTGGCGTTGGACAGCATTTTGTTGAAATGGCTGTCGCCGCTGGTCATACTGTTACCGCATTTGTACGTACACCTGAAAAATTGAAAACTACAGATGTAACGATTATTCAAGGTGATGCATTTAATGCAGAGCAAGTGGCGGATGCGATTATAGGTCATGATGCGGTCATTTCATGTTTAGGTTCAAGTGCTGGCATGAAAAAATCAAATGAGCTTGAAACGATGGGTAAAAACATTGCAGACGGTATGGAGATGGCCGGCGTAAAACGTCTAGTGTACTGCGCTTCAGCTGGTGTGGATGGTGAAATTCCGGGTGTGATGGGTAAACTGATGATGAAAATGCTCGCTAATCCATTAGCGGATCACCGCGCAGCGCTTAACTATTACAAAACAAAAGATGTTACGTACACAATCGCACGTCCTATGGGCTTAAAAGATGAACCGTTAAAAACCGATTACAAAGAGACAGTCGATACGGTTCCAAAAGGTTCAAGCTCGATTCCGCGTGCAAGCGTGGCCCATTTTATGCTGAAAGCATTGGATGATGCACAATACGAAAACAAATCAATTGGTTTATGCAGCTAGATTTAAACAGACGAAAACTACCTCCAAATGGTTGAGGTAGTTTTCGTTTTTTTATTTGGAATTATCGATTTCCTCGATTTTATTGACTAATTTCCGGAAATGATTAGCCAACGCTTTTGGGATTTCGAATATTGTCCATGTATTTTTTTCCACATCATTTTTCAGCACATAGCTTTCTTCGTCTCCGCCCTTTAACCATAGCTCCAGCCTTTCTCTCTTTCCATTTTTATATTCGATTTCTATCATTAACTCAGATACATCCAAACCAATTCTTTGGTGTTCTTCGTTCACTGTTGCCTGACTGAATAATTCTTTTACTTCATTTATATCTTCTTCTAATAGGTAGACCTTTGTCCCAGTGCCGCCGATTTTATAAATTTTCAATGATTGAATGTCATCCACCAGCAAAACATCACTTATTTGAGGGATATCTTCAAAAGCAAACGGTATTGTATATTCAGTACCCTTATCATCTACAAGAATACGTGGAGCGGTACGGGTTAATGTCCAGCTAAAGCCGTCATCGCCAGTAATGAAATACTGATTATCTTTTGTTTTGATTTGAATATTTGTATACGTTTCCTCGATTAATTCTCCTGAATAGGGTTTTTCATCTTCTGATTTTGGCTTTTCTAAATAAAGGCGTGTATCACTCCTGTAATGAAGTGTTCCATTATTAAACACATACATTATTCTGCTTTCCTTACGATTTTGTACTATCATATCATTTAAATGCTCAGGTTTTGCCAAATACATATTCTCATCTTCCGAATCGACCGCCAACTGTTCATCCGATTGCGGCATATAGTAAAGCATTCCACCTACAACAAAAAGCAATAGTAATACGATGGCAGGCTGCATGAAGGGCATCCGCTTTTTACGATGCTGTTTTCCATCCAGAACTTTTTGTACAAATGCTTTATTCATCAACGGTTCGCTGCCGATTGTTTCATCAATTGCTTGCTTCACTTGAGAACTCGTCATGCCATTCACCACCTTTTAATTGATCTCTTAACTTTTCACGTCCACGCCTAAGTCTCGTTTTCACGGTATTGTCCGAAATCGAGAGTAAATGTGCAATTTCATCGATTTTCAGTTCCTTGTAGTAATATAAAATTATAATTTCACGGTACTTAACCGGAAGCTCAAGAACTACATTTCCCAGCAATTGATTTTCGCTTCTCTCAAGCACATATTGCTCTGCAGATTTGGTTCCTTTAAAAATATCCTGAATTTTATTTGTTAAAATGGTATTTTTGTAGCTCCAGCTGCGTAAATAATCATAACTACGATTGATCGTCATTCGATATAAATACGTCCGGTAACTCGCATCGCCACGAAATTGTCCACGCTGCTCATATGCTTTTAACAGCACATCCTGTACAATATCTTCTGCCATTTCTTTATTTTTTACATATGTATAGGATAGTCGAAGTAATTCCTCGCCATGTGTTCTTATAAATTCTTCAAGCTGCATTTTCTTCCCCCCTCTTCTCCAAATGCCAACCGTTAGACGGAGCTGTTTTATTTTTAGTTTCAACTTTAAATGTTTATTTTTTTTGAATGTGGGTAATAAACTACTTTATAACAATTTGGAGGTTTTTAGTATGCGAGTATTATTAAATGTAAATGGCAGGTCACAATATAGTTCGGATATCCGGCCTGAATATCAAAACTCGGCATGCGGCCCAACGACTGCACATGTTATTTTGAATTACTTATGTGAAGATGAAACAATCCGCACTAAAGATGTAAATGAACTTTATAAATTTTTAGGTGGTACAAAAATCGGACTTTTTAAATGGCGGATGATCAGAAATTTACGTCGACTACTCGGAGAAGACTGGTGTATCGAAGAATGTACATTAACTCAGGCGATTGAGCAATTACGCTTAGGTAATCCGGTAGCGATGAAATTTGATGTGTATTTTACCGGGCAGTTCTTAAAAAATTATACCCCTCTCTATAAATACCACTGGGTACCGTTAATTGGCTATGAAATAAAAGACAACGAACTTTACTTAACGATTCATGATAATGGCGGCCGCAATCGTGACAGCCAGATCCGAACTTTTAAATATGATGACAACCGCAAAATATTAAGCTTTGTGAAAATTGAAAAGGAACAGCAGTAGCATCTATGCTACTGCTGTTTTCTTTTTTCTGAATAAATGATAAGTTAATTGGTTATTACTGTAAAAAAAACTGCGAGGATACATTATGAAATCAGTTGGCTCTATTAGTCTTTTACATATTATCTTTTTAACGATGACATTCATCGGATTAAAAAACCATGTCACGATTATTCCATCCTTACTACAGGGAGCAGGTCGTGATGCTTGGTTTTCTGTTATTTTTTCAATATTTTTGATGATTCCCTGGTTAGTTCTACCCTTTATCACATTAAAAAAACTTAAAGATGAATCACTTCGTATGTATTTACTAAACAATTACCCTAAGCTGGGTAAAGTGCTTATTTTTATCATTGCTTTTTACTTACTTCTCATGGCCGTTATTACAATGCATGAAACACTACAATGGGTTTCAACAACCTTTTTGCTGCAAACGCCGCCATTGCTTTTGTTTTTCTTTTTTACAGTTGTATGCTTTTTACTGGCAACATCCTCTATACTAACAATCACGATGGTCAATGTTGTCGTATTGTTTGTTGTCGTAGTTCTAGGTTTCTTTATCGCTTTTGTTAATATTCAAGTGAAAGATTATGCATTGCTACAGCCATTTTTCGAGCATGGATTTACACCGGTTTTCACATCTATGGTATACCCTGCTTCCGGCTTTATTGAGCTTTATTTGCTCGTATTTATTCAGCAGCACTTTAAAACAAAGCTTAAATTTTGGCATTTATTAATCATGCTCTTTTTACTATTTGGATTAACACTAGGTCCCTTATTGGGGGCAATTGCCGAATTCGGACCAACTGAGGCTGCTAAACAGCGTTACCCCGCATTTGAAGAATGGCGAATTGCCACAATCGGAAGCTTTATAAACCATATCGATTTCTTTTCTATTTACCAGTGGCTTACAGGTGCATTTGTCCGTGTTGGTTTTATATTATTCATAACAATCGAGCTATTAGGGCTCACTGGTCAAAAGAAGAAAGTTTGGGAATATATTTTTCCGCTCTTTGTTTTTTGCTCGCTGCCTCTTTATTTACTCGATGACAGTATATTTAGCAAATGGAAGGGGCAATATTTTCTAATAAGTACTACGTTATTCTTTTTCGTACTTTCATTTATTCTCTTAATATTAGCAAATCGAAAATCAAAGCGAAAGTTGGAATATAATGATTGAATACGCTGCCTTAAAAAAGCAATTTGATAATTGTGCTGATATTCGCTTTCAAACATTTGACTTTCCTGCAAGCAACGTTATGCTCATCACCTGTGAAGCGATGACAGATAATCATTTATTCAATGAAGTAGTCATACCCCGATTAAGAATGGCATGCCAACAAAAGGAACAATTTGATGAGGCAGTTTTAATACAGAAATTGCATCTTCCCCAGCTACTGAAAATTGAAGATTTGCAAGAAGCTGTTACGAATGTATTTAGCGGATTTGTTCTTATTTATATCGAGAATTTAAATATACTGTTATGCAGCAATATTGAAAACAAGCCTAATCGAAGCCCTGAGGAATCAAACTTAGAAGTAACTATTAAAGGTCCACGTGATAACTTCATTGAAGATTTAGGTGTAAATATTGCTCTTATCCGCAAACGTCTGCCTACGAATTCATTAAGTGTTGAGAAAATAACGTTAGGAACACGTTCAAAAACAAAGATCGCTATTTTATATTTTAATGACATTGCAGATTTATCTATCTTGAAACAATTAAAAAAACAACTCTCTGCAATTGATACAGATGTTATTTTAAGTGGTGAATTAATAATGGAACGGTTGAATAAAATTTCCTATTTAATTCCTTTAAATGATTCGACAGGTCGTCCTGATTTTGCGATGCAATCACTCGTTACCGGACGCTTTATCATTTTAGTAGACGGAATTGCATACGCAATTATCACGCCCGCCAATATTTTATCATTATTAAAGTCCGGAGAGGATAATGATTTCCCGTCGATATTCAGCTCGTTAGAAAGATTATTACGTTTATTCTGCATATTAATAGCGCTTTTACTTCCGGCTTTTTGGCTTGCGTTAACAACATTCCATCAAGAGCAGCTCCCAATTCAATTACTTGCGACAGTTGTACAAGCCAATACGGGCTCCCCACTGCCTGCAGCTATAGAAATGCTTGGAATGCTTTTTATGTTTGAGTTATTTCGTGAAGCAGGATTACGCTTACCGAGTATTTTAGGTGGAACGATCAGTGTTGTAGGAGGATTAATTATAGGTGATGCAGCCATTCGAGCTGGGATTACAAGTCCGGCAATGATTGTGGTCATAGCCATTTCAACGATTGCTACCTTTACACTTGTCAATCAGTCCTTCGTTACGACAATCAGCATGCTGCGAATTGTATTTATTATTATTACATCGATTTTCGGACTTTTCGGCTTCTTCTTATCACTCTATATTTGCCTTGTTTATATCGCAAATATCCGTGTATTTGGTGTTCCTTATTTAAATATAGCAGCCAATTTGAGCTGGGATAATATAAAAATGTCCCTTTTCCGTCCACCACCAAATTCGAGCACGAAACGACCGGAAGTATTAAATGTTAAAGATAAAACAAAGGAAAAAACAAAATGAAAAAATTGCTTTTATTTCCATTGTTACTTTTAGTTGCTGGCTGCTGGGATACAAATCAGCCTGAACGTATGTATTATTTACTTGGCCTGGGAATCGATTATAAAGAAGGTCAATATGAAATTTATAGTCAAGTTGTTGCTTTCACTAATATTGCTAAAAGTGAACAGCCGAACCCGGAAGCTACGCAGGCTGAAGTTGGGATTGCCAAAGGAAAGACATTTGATGAAGCATTTTTTAATTTATATCAAACGATGGATGAGCGCTTCTTTTTAGGGCATTTAAACTATGTTCTCTTTTCGGAAGATATCGCAAAGGAAGGTAAAGTAGAACCTGTTATCAATTCCCTTATCCGATACAGGGAATGGAGGTATACAACTTGGGCTTATATTACAGATTCACCACTCAAGGAAGCTTTGCTCATCACGCCCATTATCAACAAATCCATTACACTTTCAAAGGTGTCCGACCCGCTCAGTTCATTTAATCAGTCATCCCGAGTCCGTCCTATACAATTACGGGAACTTATGATTCATTTGAATGAACCTAGTCATGAAGTCAAAATACCATTTATCGAAATTAGCGAAAACTGGTCAAAGGAAGATGGACCGGATCCAGTCTATTCATTTAAAGGCTTAAGCATTCTCGGTAAGAACTCGGGTTTTAAAGGGAACTTATTAGGCGACGATATAAACGGTGTTCAATGGCTAGAGAATGAAACGGACCGCTCAGATATTACCGTTAAAACGGAAGAATTTGAAGAGTTATATACAACGACAACCGTTGACGAAGTGCGTTCTAAAATTATACCAATTGTTTCCGAAAGTAATGTGCAATTTGATTTACAAGTTCAATTGGTTGTTCAAACAAATGAAATGCTTAATGAAAATAAAATGGATTTATTAGAAAATAAGATTAAGCAGCAAGTAAAAAAAGAAATCGAGCAAACCTATAAAGCTTCATTAGAATTTGATGCCGATATTTACCGGTTAGCTGAGGTATTGTATCGAAAAGATTTGAAAACCTGGAAAAAGTACGAACAAGATGGAAATATTCCTCTTGACGAGTCTACTATTCGGAAAGTGGATGTGGAGCTTGTAAAAGTCAAAGGTGAACGTATCATTTCCCATTAAAAAGAGGTTGTGCAACTGTGCACAACCTCTTTCGCATTTTATTTATAAATCGAACGTGCATGTTTCGCGATTAAGCGATAGCCTTGCTGTTCAATATGATTAAACAAATCCGGAGCATAAGGGGATAAAGCTAAGTGATCCAGCTCCACGTCAATCGGTACATCACAATGGATTGTAGCTAATTGATGGGACAAACGTAACATCGCTAAATTTTCGCTGATTTTAATGCGTTGTCCCGGCTTTAATGTAGGCAATGCTTCTAATACGCCATCAATGGAACCGTGATTTTGAATAAGCTGTAATGCTGTTTTCGGACCAATCCCTTTTACACCCGGATAACCATCACTCGTGTCCCCCATAAACGCTTTCACTTCCGCGAATTGTTTTGGTGCGATGCCATATTCCTCTACAAACCGGCTTTCTGTATACACATCGTACTCTGTATAGCCTTTTTTCGTAAATGCGATTTTTGTTGAAGGGTTAAGTAATTGCAGTAAATCTTTATCTCCGCTAATGACAGTAATTTGGGCATCGTCTTTCCATTTTTTAATCATTGAGCCGATTAAATCATCTGCCTCAAGACCTTGCGTACCAAAGTTTTGCCACCCGATCATTTCAGATACTCTTTTAGCCATATCAAATTGCGGCAACATTTCCTCCGGCGGTGCAGGTCGATTTGCTTTATAGCCATCGTATAGGTCATTGCGGAATGTAACCGCGCCCATATCCCAGCATACAGCTAAATGTGTCGGCTGCATCAGATTTTGTGCTGTCAATACATGACGGGCAAAGCCTTGAACACCATTTGATGGCGTCCCGTCATCTAAACGTATAAATTGATTCATTGCAGCTGACGCAAAAAATGAACGAAACAATAGCGCCATCCCATCAACGATTAATAAATGTGGTTTTGTCATAATAAATCTCCTCTTTCTACTAAACACTTATTATAACAAATGCACCGGTAGAATGTAGCTGTCAATACTTACCCATTCGGTTTCAAGTAGTCGATAATATGATTTACGTCCTTGCTGAAAATACGATCCTCTGTCATGGCAGGCGCTATGTTGCGAATGTCTTTCCACTTATCATAAAGTTTTGGCGACATGTTTGCTACACCCCGGTATTCCACTGCCTGTGCTGCACAGAATGCCTCGATTGCCAATACATTTCTTACATTGGCAATAATCATCCGCGCATGGCGAGATCCTGTCGTCCCCATTGATACATGGTCTTCCTGATTTGCAGAGGATGGAATGGAGTCGACCGAAGCAGGATGTGCCAAAGTTTTATTTTCCGATACTAAACTTGCGGCACTGTACTGCAAAATCATTGCTCCTGATTCAAGCCCTGGATTCGCGCTTAAAAATGCAGGCAGCCCTTCATTTAACTGCGGGTTTACTAATCTTTCTATCCGTCGTTCCGATACATTGGCCAACTCCGCCATACCGATTTTCAGAAAGTCCATCGCAAACGCAATCGGCTGTCCATGGAAGTTTCCTCCTGAAATGACTAAACCGCCGTCATCGAAAATGAGCGGATTGTCTGTTGCAGCATTCATTTCGATTTCGAGCTTTTCTTTGACATAGTTCAATACTTGCCAGCTTGCCCCGTGAATTTGCGGGATGCAGCGAAGCGAATATGGATCCTGCACACGCTTTTCGCCTTGATGTGTAATGAGCTTACTGTCATTCAGCCAATCACGCATACGCTCTGCAACAGCCATTTGTTCCTGCATGCCTCGCGCTTCATGGACAGCTGGATGAAAAGCATCGATAATCCCGTATAAACTTTCCATCGTCATTGCTGCAATCCATTCACTCGCATAAGCCAGTTTCTCCGCTTCCAAGTAATTGACGACCCCTTGTGCAGTCATCGCCTGGGTTCCATTGATTAAAGCAAGACCTTCTTTCGCCTGCAGCTCGATTTTCGGCAGTCCCCGACGCTCGAATACTTCATGTGACGGGCGCATGACACCATTCACATATACATCGCCTTCTCCAATAACCGCCAATACTAAATGAGAAAGTGGCGCTAAATCTCCGGATGCCCCGAGTGAACCTTGCTGTGGAATAACTGGAATGACCTCTTCATTAATCATCCATAACAAACGTTCCAGCACTTCCAGTCGAATACCCGATAGCCCTTTTAATAAAGCATTTAATCTTAGCACCATCATCGCTTTTGCAACATGTTCCGAAAAAGGCTCCCCAAACCCGCATGCATGGGAACGAATTAAATTTACTTGCAGTTTGCTTACTTCGTGCTCTGCAATTTTTACATCGCTGAATTTTCCAAATCCCGTGTTAATCCCATATACTGTTTTATCTTGCTGAACAATTCTTTCCACTGCTTCACGGCTTTTAACAACTCGTACCTTCGCTTCTTCCGCTATCTCTATTTTTTCCCCATTATATAAAATGTTTCCCAATTGTTCGATCGATAAATTTTGTCCGTTCAACTGAATCATTTCCCGCACCCCTTTTAAATATTGTTACTCTTAAATTTATTATTGTTTAAATAGCAGTTAATTGCTACTAATATTTCACCCTTAAAATCATAGTTTAGTTGAAAACGCCTGTATTAAAGGCTTTGTGCGTTTTATTTCTAAAAAATTGTTCACCTACTAATACATTAACCTTCTAGTGATTTAGTATTTCATTATAGTAAAGTGCTAAAGCGAAGAAGGATAAAAAAGCTTAGACAGCAGTTGTAATTTAATTGAAAAAGGTAAAAAACTCTTAGTGAGAAATGGGCAATATAATAAAATTGATTGGAATGGAGGGCGACTCCTACGGGAATAGCACGACGCCTGAGACTACAGGCTCAGGCCGTGCCCGTGGAAAGCGTCCCGGAATGGAAATCAATTTTTACGCACAGCAAAAAATGCCATTTTCCTTAAGAAGAAAAATGGCATTTTGGATTATTTTAAGCCTCTACTTTGTACGCTTCATATCTCGGATTGCTTGAATCGATAATCGCACGAGCAAAATCGCACATAAAAACAAGCCTAAATAAGCAGCAGTATTCAAATAAATTGCATAGGCATTATGAATAAATTGAGAGATTGCGAGCAATGCCACCGATATAATCCCAAATGTAATCCCAACCATCAGCAGAACAAACCGTGAAAACAGCTGAGTGACAAACATGGAATTCGCTTTATCCGAAAAAATATCATGATGCAAAATGATTTTCCCGCTCTCCACTTTCCTGAACAGCTGATCAAGACGACGCGGTATTTTCCGTATATTCGGTAATAACAATGCCAGTTCTTCTTCAATTAAGTCTTTCGTCTCGCCCGGATGTTTGAACGGTTTCAATAAGCTTGATTTCAAATAATCATTTGAGAAGTCTTTTACTTCACTGAAAATCCTAAACCCTGGGCAAATAACGGACAATGTACCATCCAATGTAACAATTGCACGTAATGCCACATTGACGGATGGGTAAAAATGGAGTCCAAATTCACGCACTACAGAGAAGATGGAGTACATTAGCTCATCTGTAGGGATTGTCGATACATAATTAATTTTCAATAGGATCTGGCTAATCGCCTGCTCCATTTCATGCCGATTGATCTGCTCGGCATTTTCCACAAGTTGGGCAATACCATCAACAACAAGTGCTGCATCATTTTGATGAATTCCGACTAGAAAATATTTTAACCCTTCCTGCTGCAATTCAGCTAAACGGCCGACAGCCCCATAATCGAGAATTGCGACACGCCCGGTTGTTTCCTCAATATAAATATTTCCCGGATGTGGATCCGCATGAAAAATTCCGGAAATAAGCGTTTGCTCTAAAAACGAATACAATAATGTTTGTGCAAACTGATGGCGGTCAATGCCCAAATCCGTAAATAATGCATTTCCTACTGTAACGGATTTCCCCTTTATATATTCCATCACCACAACATTTGAATTACTGCATTCCCGGTATACTTTCGGCACTTTCACATCGATACTGCCACGCTCGACAATTTTGGCAACCTGTTCCATGTTACGTGCCTCAATAATAAAATCAATTTCTTCCTTTAACGCCATGCTGAAGCCTTTTGCCAAGTCGTAAAAGCCTAAGTTTTCAGCCCACTGCGATTTACTGGAGATCCATCTGGCAAACTCCATTAAAATCGATAAATCATCCTGCATAATATTTTTGACATCAGGCCGTAAAAACTTCACAACGACAGGTTCGTTCGTTTCCTTTAACACCGCTTTATGTACTTGACCGATTGAAGCGGAGGCTAACGGAGTTTTACTTATATAAGAAAAGATTTGGTGCGTACCTGCATTGAAATTTTCTGCAATTATTTGGTCAACTTGCTGCTCGGTAAGGGGTTTCACATGTTGCTGAAGCTTTTCAAGTTCCTCAATAAAAATGGGAGACAAAAGCTCTTTACGCGTTGACAGTACTTGTCCAAATTTAATAAATACCCCGCCGCACTGTTCCAGCGTATCCCGTAATGCTTTTGCCAGTTCACGTTCATCTTCGCGGGCACGGGCATATTTCATCGTTCTTGTTACCCCATTCGTTACCGCGATTCCTACAACTTCACGTAAACGTTTTTGACGCTTCCAATACGTTATCAGTGTCTTAAAATAGGAACGTCTGCCAACAGGTGTGCCATTTTCATTCAATTCTATCGAATCAAACAGCTCAAAAAACAGATAAAGCAGCATCGAAATCAGAAGCATACTGCCGAGCCAGATAAGTGTTGTAATGTTGACTACATTCGAAACGATTCCTTGGTCATAATAGTCCGATCCTCGTAAATATGTATACCAAAATACAAATGTCGTAAGGGAAACACTAATTAACACGGATAATATTCTTTTCATCAGACTTATTTGTGAGCCGATTAAACGGCCGCTAATGAAGAAAACAAGCACGGATGCAATAAGTAATTGAAGTATAGCTGATATGAAATCCATTCAAATCGCCCCTTTAGGTCAAAGTTAAATGTGTATGCACTTCTACATTCCCTTTTAACGCTTTACTAATCATACAAGTTTCCTCTGCCTTATATGCATAGCGCTC harbors:
- a CDS encoding ABC transporter, with amino-acid sequence MDFISAILQLLIASVLVFFISGRLIGSQISLMKRILSVLISVSLTTFVFWYTYLRGSDYYDQGIVSNVVNITTLIWLGSMLLISMLLYLFFELFDSIELNENGTPVGRRSYFKTLITYWKRQKRLREVVGIAVTNGVTRTMKYARAREDERELAKALRDTLEQCGGVFIKFGQVLSTRKELLSPIFIEELEKLQQHVKPLTEQQVDQIIAENFNAGTHQIFSYISKTPLASASIGQVHKAVLKETNEPVVVKFLRPDVKNIMQDDLSILMEFARWISSKSQWAENLGFYDLAKGFSMALKEEIDFIIEARNMEQVAKIVERGSIDVKVPKVYRECSNSNVVVMEYIKGKSVTVGNALFTDLGIDRHQFAQTLLYSFLEQTLISGIFHADPHPGNIYIEETTGRVAILDYGAVGRLAELQQEGLKYFLVGIHQNDAALVVDGIAQLVENAEQINRHEMEQAISQILLKINYVSTIPTDELMYSIFSVVREFGLHFYPSVNVALRAIVTLDGTLSVICPGFRIFSEVKDFSNDYLKSSLLKPFKHPGETKDLIEEELALLLPNIRKIPRRLDQLFRKVESGKIILHHDIFSDKANSMFVTQLFSRFVLLMVGITFGIISVALLAISQFIHNAYAIYLNTAAYLGLFLCAILLVRLSIQAIRDMKRTK
- a CDS encoding spore gernimation protein GerC, which codes for MKKLLLFPLLLLVAGCWDTNQPERMYYLLGLGIDYKEGQYEIYSQVVAFTNIAKSEQPNPEATQAEVGIAKGKTFDEAFFNLYQTMDERFFLGHLNYVLFSEDIAKEGKVEPVINSLIRYREWRYTTWAYITDSPLKEALLITPIINKSITLSKVSDPLSSFNQSSRVRPIQLRELMIHLNEPSHEVKIPFIEISENWSKEDGPDPVYSFKGLSILGKNSGFKGNLLGDDINGVQWLENETDRSDITVKTEEFEELYTTTTVDEVRSKIIPIVSESNVQFDLQVQLVVQTNEMLNENKMDLLENKIKQQVKKEIEQTYKASLEFDADIYRLAEVLYRKDLKTWKKYEQDGNIPLDESTIRKVDVELVKVKGERIISH
- a CDS encoding 5'-3' exonuclease, with the translated sequence MTKPHLLIVDGMALLFRSFFASAAMNQFIRLDDGTPSNGVQGFARHVLTAQNLMQPTHLAVCWDMGAVTFRNDLYDGYKANRPAPPEEMLPQFDMAKRVSEMIGWQNFGTQGLEADDLIGSMIKKWKDDAQITVISGDKDLLQLLNPSTKIAFTKKGYTEYDVYTESRFVEEYGIAPKQFAEVKAFMGDTSDGYPGVKGIGPKTALQLIQNHGSIDGVLEALPTLKPGQRIKISENLAMLRLSHQLATIHCDVPIDVELDHLALSPYAPDLFNHIEQQGYRLIAKHARSIYK
- a CDS encoding spore gernimation protein, with protein sequence MKSVGSISLLHIIFLTMTFIGLKNHVTIIPSLLQGAGRDAWFSVIFSIFLMIPWLVLPFITLKKLKDESLRMYLLNNYPKLGKVLIFIIAFYLLLMAVITMHETLQWVSTTFLLQTPPLLLFFFFTVVCFLLATSSILTITMVNVVVLFVVVVLGFFIAFVNIQVKDYALLQPFFEHGFTPVFTSMVYPASGFIELYLLVFIQQHFKTKLKFWHLLIMLFLLFGLTLGPLLGAIAEFGPTEAAKQRYPAFEEWRIATIGSFINHIDFFSIYQWLTGAFVRVGFILFITIELLGLTGQKKKVWEYIFPLFVFCSLPLYLLDDSIFSKWKGQYFLISTTLFFFVLSFILLILANRKSKRKLEYND
- a CDS encoding spore gernimation protein, which codes for MIEYAALKKQFDNCADIRFQTFDFPASNVMLITCEAMTDNHLFNEVVIPRLRMACQQKEQFDEAVLIQKLHLPQLLKIEDLQEAVTNVFSGFVLIYIENLNILLCSNIENKPNRSPEESNLEVTIKGPRDNFIEDLGVNIALIRKRLPTNSLSVEKITLGTRSKTKIAILYFNDIADLSILKQLKKQLSAIDTDVILSGELIMERLNKISYLIPLNDSTGRPDFAMQSLVTGRFIILVDGIAYAIITPANILSLLKSGEDNDFPSIFSSLERLLRLFCILIALLLPAFWLALTTFHQEQLPIQLLATVVQANTGSPLPAAIEMLGMLFMFELFREAGLRLPSILGGTISVVGGLIIGDAAIRAGITSPAMIVVIAISTIATFTLVNQSFVTTISMLRIVFIIITSIFGLFGFFLSLYICLVYIANIRVFGVPYLNIAANLSWDNIKMSLFRPPPNSSTKRPEVLNVKDKTKEKTK
- a CDS encoding RNA polymerase subunit sigma-24, whose protein sequence is MQLEEFIRTHGEELLRLSYTYVKNKEMAEDIVQDVLLKAYEQRGQFRGDASYRTYLYRMTINRSYDYLRSWSYKNTILTNKIQDIFKGTKSAEQYVLERSENQLLGNVVLELPVKYREIIILYYYKELKIDEIAHLLSISDNTVKTRLRRGREKLRDQLKGGEWHDEFSSEASN
- a CDS encoding epimerase, giving the protein MKIIVFGATGGVGQHFVEMAVAAGHTVTAFVRTPEKLKTTDVTIIQGDAFNAEQVADAIIGHDAVISCLGSSAGMKKSNELETMGKNIADGMEMAGVKRLVYCASAGVDGEIPGVMGKLMMKMLANPLADHRAALNYYKTKDVTYTIARPMGLKDEPLKTDYKETVDTVPKGSSSIPRASVAHFMLKALDDAQYENKSIGLCS
- a CDS encoding histidine ammonia-lyase, with translation MIQLNGQNLSIEQLGNILYNGEKIEIAEEAKVRVVKSREAVERIVQQDKTVYGINTGFGKFSDVKIAEHEVSKLQVNLIRSHACGFGEPFSEHVAKAMMVLRLNALLKGLSGIRLEVLERLLWMINEEVIPVIPQQGSLGASGDLAPLSHLVLAVIGEGDVYVNGVMRPSHEVFERRGLPKIELQAKEGLALINGTQAMTAQGVVNYLEAEKLAYASEWIAAMTMESLYGIIDAFHPAVHEARGMQEQMAVAERMRDWLNDSKLITHQGEKRVQDPYSLRCIPQIHGASWQVLNYVKEKLEIEMNAATDNPLIFDDGGLVISGGNFHGQPIAFAMDFLKIGMAELANVSERRIERLVNPQLNEGLPAFLSANPGLESGAMILQYSAASLVSENKTLAHPASVDSIPSSANQEDHVSMGTTGSRHARMIIANVRNVLAIEAFCAAQAVEYRGVANMSPKLYDKWKDIRNIAPAMTEDRIFSKDVNHIIDYLKPNG